The following proteins are encoded in a genomic region of Gouania willdenowi chromosome 6, fGouWil2.1, whole genome shotgun sequence:
- the slc38a4 gene encoding sodium-coupled neutral amino acid transporter 4, with translation MPGIVDRMELRKISTIADDDSTDSLDDRDTEPIDADKATINSHFIDENEDGESQKFLSNGKMKKKYEEYHEEYHPGHTSFGMSVFNLSNAIMGSGILGLSYAMANTGIVLFTILLVGVAILSLYSVHLLLLTAKEGGSLIYEKLGERAFGWPGKMAAFGSIIMQNIGAMSSYLFIVKYELPEVIRTILRLEENSGEWYLNGNYLVVFVSIGIILPLSLLKNLGYLGYTSGFSLSCMVFFLSVIIYKKSQLPCPLPFFYGHANLSMNASGMSGPYSLRNASAQMDFSRADVTPAVLGSHDTHQSTGVQYEPHPDEAEMCTPKYFVFNSQTAYTIPILAFAFVCHPEVLPIYSELRDRSRKKMQNVSNLSILAMLIMYMLSALFGYLTFYDFVEAELLHTFTKVYTFDTMLLLVRIAVLTAVTLTVPIVLFPIRSSINTLLFSGREFSWIRHLLIAAAILVFNNMLVIFVPTIRDIFGFIGSSAATMLIFILPAAFYIRLVKSVPLRSPQKIMAGIFLIVGIFFMIGSLTLITLDWIHNPPGSNKGH, from the exons ATGCCAGGAATCGTGGATCGTATGGAGCTGAGGAAGATCTCCACCATCGCTGATGATGACAGCACAGACAGCTTGGACGACCGCGACACTGAGCCCATCGACGCCGATAAGGCCACCATCAACAG CCATTTcatagatgaaaatgaagacgGAGAAAGCCAGAAGTTCCTTTCCAATggaaagatgaagaagaagtaCGAGGAGTACCATGAAGAATAT CATCCCGGTCATACCTCCTTTGGTATGTCTGTCTTTAACCTGAGTAACGCCATCATGGGCAGTGGCATCCTGGGCCTGTCCTACGCCATGGCCAACACTGGCATTGTCCTCTTCAC AATCCTCCTGGTGGGCGTGGCCATCCTCTCCTTATACTCTGTACATCTGCTGCTTTTGACCGCTAAAGAGGGAG GATCTCTCATCTATGAGAAACTTGGAGAGCGAGCGTTCGGTTGGCCTGGGAAAATGGCTGCATTTGGATCAATTATCATGCAAAACATTGGAG CCATGTCAAGCTACCTCTTTATTGTGAAATATGAACTCCCAGAAGTAATACGAACCATCTTACGCTTAGAAGAAAATTCTGG GGAATGGTATCTGAATGGAAACTACCTGGTGGTGTTTGTATCAATTGGCATCATTCTGCCTTTGTCCCTTCTTAAAAATCTGG GATACCTTGGCTACACCAGTGGATTCTCCCTCTCCTGTATGGTCTTCTTTTTGAGTgtg ATTATCTACAAGAAGAGCCAGCTGCCCTGTCCTCTTCCCTTCTTCTATGGCCACGCCAACCTTAGCATGAACGCGTCGGGCATGTCGGGGCCGTACTCACTACGAAACGCATCGGCGCAAATGGATTTTTCGCGAGCGGACGTCACCCCAGCAGTACTAGGCAGCCATGACACCCATCAATCAACTGGAGTCCAATATGAGCCTCACCCAGATGAAGCGGAGATGTGCACGCCCAAATACTTTGTGTTCAACTCACAG ACAGCGTACACCATCCCAATCCTGGCCTTTGCTTTCGTCTGTCACCCAGAGGTGCTGCCTATCTACAGTGAGCTGAGAGA TCGCAGCCGGAAGAAGATGCAGAACGTCTCCAACCTGTCGATCCTGGCCATGCTCATCATGTACATGTTGTCCGCACTGTTCGGCTACCTCACATTTTACG ATTTTGTGGAGGCGGAGTTACTGCACACTTTCACCAAAGTGTACACATTTGACACGATGTTGCTTCTAGTGCGCATAGCTGTCCTCACTGCCGTCACTCTCACTGTGCCCATCGTGCTGTTTCCT ATCCGCTCCTCCATCAACACACTGCTATTTAGCGGTCGAGAATTCAGCTGGATTCGCCACCTGCTGATTGCCGCCGCCATCCTGGTCTTCAACAACATGCTGGTCATATTCGTCCCCACCATTCGAGACATCTTTGGCTTCATCG GCTCTTCTGCTGCCACAATGCTGATCTTCATCCTTCCTGCCGCCTTTTACATCCGCCTAGTGAAGTCAGTACCACTACGCTCCCCCCAGAAGATCATG GCGGGCATCTTCCTGATTGTGGGAATCTTCTTCATGATCGGTAGCTTAACACTCATCACCCTCGATTGGATCCACAACCCACCTGGCTCCAACAAGGGCCACTAA